In Acidisarcina polymorpha, the DNA window GCTCGAACACTTGCTTCCGCTGTGCCAGGGATGATGTGGCAGCATATCTGGGTGTACCTCGCTGGACCACCTTTGGGGATGTTTGTGGCGGCACAACTGCATAAGCACAGTCTCAAAAATGCGGAGTATGGATGTGCGAAGCTCCTGCATCCACCCAATGTTCGTTGCATTCATTGTGGATATCTATGCGACTGAAAGACTGACTCGTTCCAAATGCATTCCGGGTCCCTGCAGTGTTTCGCCGATCTCCCGTGAGACAGCCCAGGAACAGAATACTGTCGGCAAACTCGTTCCCGGCTACGCCGACATTGTGGCAGGATTTGCCCCTTATATGTCAGATCGTCAGTTTTCGATGCGCGTCTATAAATCGCTAGCACTTATTTAGATAGTTCCGCGGCATTGGGAACCGACGTGCGACTGCGAGCGCGACATTCAAGAAAGGGCAGGTGAAAGCACATGACGACAAAAGCGGGAAATGTACCTAAAGAGAAATTAGCCGAGAAGATCGAAGTGTTTAGGAAGCTGCATGTTCCCGGAACGCCGCTCATCCTCTACAACATCTGGGACGCGGGCAGCGCACGGGCAGTTGCCAGGTCCGGAGCAAGAGCAATTGCAACTAGCAGTTGGGCTGTCGCAAAGGCTCATGGATTCGAAGATGGTGAGCAGATACCCTACGAGCTGGCACTTCAGAGCCTTCGCCAAGTCGTAGAAGCAGTGGATTTGCCAGTAAGCTTTGATCTCGAAAGCGCCTACGGCGAGAACCCGAAGGAAGTGGAGAAAAACTTCTCCCTTGCTATCAGTGCGGGAGCGGTAGGGTGCAACTTTGAGGACAGTGTGCCCGGTACCAGGACGATTCGGGATATAGCGACGCAGGTAGGCCGTATTCGCGCCGCACGCAGAGCCTCGGACGCAGCTGATGTTGAATTCTTCATCAACGCTAGATGTGACCTTTTCTTCCAAGGTCCATCCGTCAAGCACGATGAGGATTTGCTTGCCAAGGTTCTAGATCGAGCATCCGCATATGCAGAAGCCGGAGCGGACGGCCTCTTTGTGCCGGGGTTGACGACGATATCGCTCATCTCCCAACTCGCGAAGAGAAGCCAAATCCCAATAAACATCTTGGCTGATTCATCAACCTCGGTTCAAATGCTGGCCGATAGCGGTGTATCCCGCGTGAGCTATGGGGCAGGCCCCTACATCGAGGCGCTTAATGCTTTGGAACAGGCAGCTCGTGCGGTCACCAGATAGGCAAGGAATCATGGCGTGTGTCGCACCGTTCAGTTCGAGGACAACGCAATAAGTCCATTTACTCGGTCCGTCGGTGAGCACCACGGCTGAAACCGGGCTCCGAAACCTTCAAAGAACGACGCAAAACACCTCACACGAGAGAGACCATGGAAAACACAATCACCGAGACAACGACGGGTTCCGCAAACGCGCAGAGTTCGCTCCACCATAGCCCAAGGCTCTACGTGGGAGTTGCAACTCTGCTCGTATTAGTCTTAGCGGCTGCGATAGTCGGCCCGAAACTTTTCCACGAATCAGCTGTCAGTGCCGCGGCACCTGCCCCAACTGTTATCGTCAGCGAGCCTTTGCAACGAGAGCTTAACGGAAGGCTCCAGTTCTTGGGCCAATTCTCGCCAGTAGAGCAAGTCGAGTTGCGAGCTCAAGTCGGTGGGATACTGACGTACATCGGATTCAAGGACGGCGCCGTAGTCCCGAAGGGCACCCTTCTATTCGTCATTGATCCGACTCCCTATCAGATCAAACTCGACGAAAGTACGGCTCAAGTGGAGAAAGCTCGTGCCCGGCTGGAGCTCTCAGCGACAGAGCTAGCACGTGCTCAAACACTGCAGAAGACGGATGCCGGTACCGTCGAGAACGTAGATCAAAAGGCCGCAGAGCAAAGATCTGCTCAAGCCGCGCTTGAAGAATCAGAAGCCCTCGTTCGTGACGCGAAATTCGATCTCGATCGCACGCGCGTCTATGCTCCATTTTCTGGACGTATGGGTACGCATCTTGTTTCTATTGGCAATCTCGTGTCTGGCAATCGGGGTGGAGGCAGTTCGACGACACTTCTAGCGACTGTCGTTTCCGTCGATCCTATCTACCTAAACTTCGACATGAGCGAAGGCGACTATCTCAACTTCCAGCGCGAGCGGGCATCGCAGAGGAGCGCCCTAGCCAACAGAGTTGATATCTCGCTGAGTGACGAAAGCCAATTCAAGCGCCAAGGCACGTTGAATTTTCTCGATAACACTCTTGATCGTTCGAGCGGAACCATACATGCGCGAGCGACCGTTCCGAACTCAGATCTTCTGCTGGCGCCAGGATCGTTCGGTCGGGTTCGCGTGAACCTGCAGTCTTCAAACCAAGTCTTCCTCGTCCCGGACGCTGCTGTAAGAGCCGATCAGACAGACCGCATGGTTCTAGTTGTTGGACCGGACGGCGTAGCGAAGGAAAAGAAAGTCCAGACCGGAGGCCTTCGCTTTGGCCTGCGCGTTGTTTACTCCGGTCTCACGTCTTCGGATCGAGTTGTTATCGGGGGAACGCCCGTCGCCCCAGGAGCAAAGGTATCGAGTCAGGGCGGCACGATTGCTGCTAGCGCAGATGAAGGGAGCAACTAGGTCTAGCCATGAAACTTACTCATTTCTTCATCGAACACCCACGGTTCGCGATTGTTCTCAACGTGTTCATCGTGCTGGCCGGACTGGCAACGATGTTGTCGTTGCCAATCGCCCAATATCCGAACATTGTCCCCCCGACCATTAAGATCACAACGCTCTTCCCAGGTGCTTCCGCGGATGTTATCGCCCGTACTGTGGCGACACCCCTTGAGCAAGCAATCAATGGCGTAGAAGGCATGGAGTACATCAGCAGCCAATCCACCGGCAACGGCCAGCTAACGATCACGGTCATATTCAAGATTGGGAGCGACGCTGACATTGACCTGTTCCGCACCAATACGCGAGTTCAAAATACACTCTCCCGCCTTCCACAAGAGGTTCAGCTTCAAGGAGTGCAGGTGAAGAAGACGATCGACGATCTTCTGTTGGGTGTGCACGTATATTCGCCCGATGGCTCTCGTTCACCTGAATATCTTTCGAATTACATGGTTCATATTCGCGACGAGATTGCCCGGCTTCCCGGCGTTGCGGACTTCCAACTGTTCGGTGATCGCCAATACGCCATGCG includes these proteins:
- a CDS encoding isocitrate lyase/PEP mutase family protein — its product is MTTKAGNVPKEKLAEKIEVFRKLHVPGTPLILYNIWDAGSARAVARSGARAIATSSWAVAKAHGFEDGEQIPYELALQSLRQVVEAVDLPVSFDLESAYGENPKEVEKNFSLAISAGAVGCNFEDSVPGTRTIRDIATQVGRIRAARRASDAADVEFFINARCDLFFQGPSVKHDEDLLAKVLDRASAYAEAGADGLFVPGLTTISLISQLAKRSQIPINILADSSTSVQMLADSGVSRVSYGAGPYIEALNALEQAARAVTR
- a CDS encoding efflux RND transporter periplasmic adaptor subunit, giving the protein MENTITETTTGSANAQSSLHHSPRLYVGVATLLVLVLAAAIVGPKLFHESAVSAAAPAPTVIVSEPLQRELNGRLQFLGQFSPVEQVELRAQVGGILTYIGFKDGAVVPKGTLLFVIDPTPYQIKLDESTAQVEKARARLELSATELARAQTLQKTDAGTVENVDQKAAEQRSAQAALEESEALVRDAKFDLDRTRVYAPFSGRMGTHLVSIGNLVSGNRGGGSSTTLLATVVSVDPIYLNFDMSEGDYLNFQRERASQRSALANRVDISLSDESQFKRQGTLNFLDNTLDRSSGTIHARATVPNSDLLLAPGSFGRVRVNLQSSNQVFLVPDAAVRADQTDRMVLVVGPDGVAKEKKVQTGGLRFGLRVVYSGLTSSDRVVIGGTPVAPGAKVSSQGGTIAASADEGSN